Proteins encoded by one window of Antechinus flavipes isolate AdamAnt ecotype Samford, QLD, Australia chromosome 4, AdamAnt_v2, whole genome shotgun sequence:
- the STK19 gene encoding serine/threonine-protein kinase 19 isoform X1, whose translation MSRKRPRLVPETFGSKRQQGPGEAGSVRRALRELGELFPRRLFQDALPPIALKSQVYSLVPDRTVADRQLRELREQGEIRVIQLGFDCDAQGIVFTEDFKAKALESCRGCPFEGTVQKFLALVLPACGDLSFQQNQMIQTFGFRDCEITEPRQITFPLSLRQLVNAGILTVRDAGSWWLSVPGAGRFVKYFVKGRRAVLGMVRKSKYRELSLSELLGRQAPLSVRLGLPYHVHDLIGGQLLDIVPTTSGTLLRLPET comes from the exons ATGAGCCGGAAGCGGCCCCGGCTTGTCCCGGAGACCTTCGGGTCTAAGAGGCAACAAGGACCAGGAGAGGCCG GGTCGGTGCGCAGGGCCCTTCGCGAACTGGGCGAATTGTTCCCCAGGCGGCTCTTCCAGGACGCACTGCCTCCCATCGCCCTCAAGAGCCAGGTGTACAGCCTCGTGCCAGACCGGACCGTCGCCGACAGGCAGCTG AGAGAACTTCGGGAACAAGGGGAGATTCGAGTCATTCAACTTGGCTTTGATTGTGATGCTCAAGGGATTGTCTTCACTGAAGATTTTAAGGccaaa GCCCTGGAATCTTGCAGGGGCTGCCCATTTGAAGGGACAGTGCAGAAGTTTCTAGCCCTGGTACTTCCAGCCTGTGGAGACCTCAGCTTTCAACAGAATCAGATGATCCAAACCTTTGGTTTTAGGGACTGTGAGATAAC GGAACCCAGGCAAATTACATTCCCTCTTTCCTTAAG GCAGCTGGTAAATGCTGGAATCCTCACAGTCCGAGATGCTGGGAGCTGGTGGCTGTCAGTGCCAGGAGCTGgaagatttgtaaaatattttgttaaag GGCGACGGGCAGTACTTGGAATGGTTCGAAAGTCCAAGTATCGGGAGCTGTCCCTTTCTGAGCTTCTAGGCAGACAGGCTCCTCTGTCTGTGAGGCTTGGTCTTCCCTATCATGTACACGATCTAATTGGAGGACAGTTGCTTGACAT TGTCCCTACCACATCTGGGACTCTTCTTCGCCTGCCTGAAACATAA
- the STK19 gene encoding serine/threonine-protein kinase 19 isoform X3, with amino-acid sequence MSRKRPRLVPETFGSKRQQGPGEAGEEFPKGESGSVRRALRELGELFPRRLFQDALPPIALKSQVYSLVPDRTVADRQLRELREQGEIRVIQLGFDCDAQGIVFTEDFKAKALESCRGCPFEGTVQKFLALVLPACGDLSFQQNQMIQTFGFRDCEITQLVNAGILTVRDAGSWWLSVPGAGRFVKYFVKGRRAVLGMVRKSKYRELSLSELLGRQAPLSVRLGLPYHVHDLIGGQLLDIVPTTSGTLLRLPET; translated from the exons ATGAGCCGGAAGCGGCCCCGGCTTGTCCCGGAGACCTTCGGGTCTAAGAGGCAACAAGGACCAGGAGAGGCCGGTGAGGAATTCCCGAAGGGCGAGTCAG GGTCGGTGCGCAGGGCCCTTCGCGAACTGGGCGAATTGTTCCCCAGGCGGCTCTTCCAGGACGCACTGCCTCCCATCGCCCTCAAGAGCCAGGTGTACAGCCTCGTGCCAGACCGGACCGTCGCCGACAGGCAGCTG AGAGAACTTCGGGAACAAGGGGAGATTCGAGTCATTCAACTTGGCTTTGATTGTGATGCTCAAGGGATTGTCTTCACTGAAGATTTTAAGGccaaa GCCCTGGAATCTTGCAGGGGCTGCCCATTTGAAGGGACAGTGCAGAAGTTTCTAGCCCTGGTACTTCCAGCCTGTGGAGACCTCAGCTTTCAACAGAATCAGATGATCCAAACCTTTGGTTTTAGGGACTGTGAGATAAC GCAGCTGGTAAATGCTGGAATCCTCACAGTCCGAGATGCTGGGAGCTGGTGGCTGTCAGTGCCAGGAGCTGgaagatttgtaaaatattttgttaaag GGCGACGGGCAGTACTTGGAATGGTTCGAAAGTCCAAGTATCGGGAGCTGTCCCTTTCTGAGCTTCTAGGCAGACAGGCTCCTCTGTCTGTGAGGCTTGGTCTTCCCTATCATGTACACGATCTAATTGGAGGACAGTTGCTTGACAT TGTCCCTACCACATCTGGGACTCTTCTTCGCCTGCCTGAAACATAA
- the DXO gene encoding decapping and exoribonuclease protein isoform X2 has product MESPSAKRGAGEMKDGGTEGPTKRTRHAPSLPTDASLYVGSFPFYRRPSELGSFSLDAERRYHGDSRALRYFAPPPIHSSAPDFDLREGYPERYRPRNEEIKEGLDHLLRWLLEHRGQLEGGPAWLAGAVVTWRGHLTKLLTTPYERQEGWQLAASRLLGTLYLSEVETPAARAQRLARPPFLRELMYMGYKFEQYMCADTPGGSPDHSGEVNTNVAFCSVLQSQLGTHHLLFSGEVDCTDPKAPSTQPPACYVELKTSKEMHSPGQWRSFYRHKLLKWWAQSFLLGVPRVVAGFRDPAGAVRSLRTFPTMEMFELIRNDREGWNPSVCMNFCAAFLSFVQSTVTQDDPRLVYLFSWEPGGPVTVSVHYDAPYAFLPTWYVDAVTKEFPSPPKTS; this is encoded by the exons ATGGAGTCTCCGAGTGCTAAGCGAGGAGCTGGAGAAATGAAAGATGGGGGGACAGAGGGCCCTACCAAACGTACCCGCCATGCCCCTTCACTGCCCACCGATGCCTCCCTCTACGTGGGCTCCTTCCCGTTCTACCGTCGCCCCTCGGAATTGGGCTCCTTCTCCCTGGATGCCGAGCGCCGCTACCACGGAGACTCTCGGGCATTGCGTTACTTTGCTCCTCCCCCAATCCACAGTTCTGCCCCTGACTTCGACCTCCGGGAAGGCTACCCCGAGCGCTACCGGCCCCGAAATGAGGAGATCAAAGAGGGGCTGGATCACCTACTTCGCTGGCTCCTGGAGCACCGAGGGCAGCTGGAAGG GGGCCCAGCCTGGTTGGCAGGGGCTGTGGTGACATGGCGAGGGCATTTAACAAAGCTGTTGACAACACCTTATGAACGTCAAGAAGGTTGGCAGCTTGCAGCTTCACGCCTTCTCGGTACTCTTTACCTGAGTGAGGTGGAAACACCTGCTGCTAGGGCACAGAGACTGGCTCGTCCTCCATTCCTTCGGGAACTCATGTACATGGGGTACAAGTTTGAACAGTACATGTGTGCAG ACACACCAGGGGGCTCTCCTGATCATTCTGGAGAGGTCAATACTAATGTGGCATTCTGCTCAGTGTTACAAAGTCAATTAGGAACCCATCACCTGCTCTTCTCTGGAGAGGTAGACTGCACAGACCCTAAAGCTCCATCTACACAGCCACCTGCCTGCTATGTAGAGCTCAAGACCTCAAAAGAAATGCACAGCCCTGGCCAATGGAGGAGCTTCTACCG ACACAAACTCTTGAAGTGGTGGGCTCAGTCATTCCTTCTTGGGGTTCCACGTGTAGTTGCTGGCTTCCGGGATCCTGCAGGTGCTGTCCGATCACTCAGAACCTTTCCCACCATGGAAATGTTTGAACTCATCAGG AATGACCGAGAAGGTTGGAATCCATCTGTATGTATGAACTTTTGTGCTGCTTTCCTCAGCTTTGTCCAAAGCACAGTCACTCAAGATGACCCCAG GCTTGTTTACCTCTTCTCCTGGGAGCCAGGTGGCCCTGTTACTGTGTCTGTTCATTATGATGCTCCCTATGCCTTTCTGCCTACCTGGTATGTGGATGCTGTGACCAAAGAATTCCCTTCACCTCCTAAGACCTCCTAA
- the DXO gene encoding decapping and exoribonuclease protein isoform X1 yields MEGVGREYRHGTIPLPSTPAPKESWSPLDPATTWRGNTGRVGGGKRWGGGGEYRAGAKGVRNQNRGSQKSRWAKTLRLQEMGRKIRARLRESSLNISQSWKCAREKVEGRRKEKGRSPLLSLDVQVWVSSGCLPSHSGLSVCVCVVGEELSSLPLQEPMESPSAKRGAGEMKDGGTEGPTKRTRHAPSLPTDASLYVGSFPFYRRPSELGSFSLDAERRYHGDSRALRYFAPPPIHSSAPDFDLREGYPERYRPRNEEIKEGLDHLLRWLLEHRGQLEGGPAWLAGAVVTWRGHLTKLLTTPYERQEGWQLAASRLLGTLYLSEVETPAARAQRLARPPFLRELMYMGYKFEQYMCADTPGGSPDHSGEVNTNVAFCSVLQSQLGTHHLLFSGEVDCTDPKAPSTQPPACYVELKTSKEMHSPGQWRSFYRHKLLKWWAQSFLLGVPRVVAGFRDPAGAVRSLRTFPTMEMFELIRNDREGWNPSVCMNFCAAFLSFVQSTVTQDDPRLVYLFSWEPGGPVTVSVHYDAPYAFLPTWYVDAVTKEFPSPPKTS; encoded by the exons atggagggggtgggaagagaatATAGACACGGCACAATTCCCCTGCCCTCCACCCCCGCCCCGAAAGAAAGCTGGTCTCCCTTAGACCCTGCAACAACCTGGAGGGGAAACACTGGACGTGTGGGGGGTGGTAAGAGGTGGGGCGGTGGAGGGGAGTACAGGGCAGGAGCAAAGGGGGTCAGAAATCAGAATCGAGGATCCCAGAAGTCCAGATGGGCCAAGACCTTAAGACTCCAGGAGATGGGGAGGAAAATTAGAGCAAGACTGAGGGAAAGTTCACTAAATATCTCCCAAAGTTGGAAGTGTGCAAGAGAAAAGgtagaggggaggaggaaagaaaagggccGGTCCCCTTTACTCTCCTTGGATGTGCAGGTGTGGGTGTCTAGTGGGTGTCTGCCTTCTCACTCAGgcttgagtgtgtgtgtttgtgtggtgGGGGAAGAGCTCTCCTCTTTGCCCCTGCAGGAGCCAATGGAGTCTCCGAGTGCTAAGCGAGGAGCTGGAGAAATGAAAGATGGGGGGACAGAGGGCCCTACCAAACGTACCCGCCATGCCCCTTCACTGCCCACCGATGCCTCCCTCTACGTGGGCTCCTTCCCGTTCTACCGTCGCCCCTCGGAATTGGGCTCCTTCTCCCTGGATGCCGAGCGCCGCTACCACGGAGACTCTCGGGCATTGCGTTACTTTGCTCCTCCCCCAATCCACAGTTCTGCCCCTGACTTCGACCTCCGGGAAGGCTACCCCGAGCGCTACCGGCCCCGAAATGAGGAGATCAAAGAGGGGCTGGATCACCTACTTCGCTGGCTCCTGGAGCACCGAGGGCAGCTGGAAGG GGGCCCAGCCTGGTTGGCAGGGGCTGTGGTGACATGGCGAGGGCATTTAACAAAGCTGTTGACAACACCTTATGAACGTCAAGAAGGTTGGCAGCTTGCAGCTTCACGCCTTCTCGGTACTCTTTACCTGAGTGAGGTGGAAACACCTGCTGCTAGGGCACAGAGACTGGCTCGTCCTCCATTCCTTCGGGAACTCATGTACATGGGGTACAAGTTTGAACAGTACATGTGTGCAG ACACACCAGGGGGCTCTCCTGATCATTCTGGAGAGGTCAATACTAATGTGGCATTCTGCTCAGTGTTACAAAGTCAATTAGGAACCCATCACCTGCTCTTCTCTGGAGAGGTAGACTGCACAGACCCTAAAGCTCCATCTACACAGCCACCTGCCTGCTATGTAGAGCTCAAGACCTCAAAAGAAATGCACAGCCCTGGCCAATGGAGGAGCTTCTACCG ACACAAACTCTTGAAGTGGTGGGCTCAGTCATTCCTTCTTGGGGTTCCACGTGTAGTTGCTGGCTTCCGGGATCCTGCAGGTGCTGTCCGATCACTCAGAACCTTTCCCACCATGGAAATGTTTGAACTCATCAGG AATGACCGAGAAGGTTGGAATCCATCTGTATGTATGAACTTTTGTGCTGCTTTCCTCAGCTTTGTCCAAAGCACAGTCACTCAAGATGACCCCAG GCTTGTTTACCTCTTCTCCTGGGAGCCAGGTGGCCCTGTTACTGTGTCTGTTCATTATGATGCTCCCTATGCCTTTCTGCCTACCTGGTATGTGGATGCTGTGACCAAAGAATTCCCTTCACCTCCTAAGACCTCCTAA
- the STK19 gene encoding serine/threonine-protein kinase 19 isoform X2, with product MSRKRPRLVPETFGSKRQQGPGEAGEEFPKGESGSVRRALRELGELFPRRLFQDALPPIALKSQVYSLVPDRTVADRQLRELREQGEIRVIQLGFDCDAQGIVFTEDFKAKALESCRGCPFEGTVQKFLALVLPACGDLSFQQNQMIQTFGFRDCEITEPRQITFPLSLRQLVNAGILTVRDAGSWWLSVPGAGRFVKYFVKGRRAVLGMVRKSKYRELSLSELLGRQAPLSVRLGLPYHVHDLIGGQLLDIVPTTSGTLLRLPET from the exons ATGAGCCGGAAGCGGCCCCGGCTTGTCCCGGAGACCTTCGGGTCTAAGAGGCAACAAGGACCAGGAGAGGCCGGTGAGGAATTCCCGAAGGGCGAGTCAG GGTCGGTGCGCAGGGCCCTTCGCGAACTGGGCGAATTGTTCCCCAGGCGGCTCTTCCAGGACGCACTGCCTCCCATCGCCCTCAAGAGCCAGGTGTACAGCCTCGTGCCAGACCGGACCGTCGCCGACAGGCAGCTG AGAGAACTTCGGGAACAAGGGGAGATTCGAGTCATTCAACTTGGCTTTGATTGTGATGCTCAAGGGATTGTCTTCACTGAAGATTTTAAGGccaaa GCCCTGGAATCTTGCAGGGGCTGCCCATTTGAAGGGACAGTGCAGAAGTTTCTAGCCCTGGTACTTCCAGCCTGTGGAGACCTCAGCTTTCAACAGAATCAGATGATCCAAACCTTTGGTTTTAGGGACTGTGAGATAAC GGAACCCAGGCAAATTACATTCCCTCTTTCCTTAAG GCAGCTGGTAAATGCTGGAATCCTCACAGTCCGAGATGCTGGGAGCTGGTGGCTGTCAGTGCCAGGAGCTGgaagatttgtaaaatattttgttaaag GGCGACGGGCAGTACTTGGAATGGTTCGAAAGTCCAAGTATCGGGAGCTGTCCCTTTCTGAGCTTCTAGGCAGACAGGCTCCTCTGTCTGTGAGGCTTGGTCTTCCCTATCATGTACACGATCTAATTGGAGGACAGTTGCTTGACAT TGTCCCTACCACATCTGGGACTCTTCTTCGCCTGCCTGAAACATAA